Proteins from one Bombyx mori chromosome 1, ASM3026992v2 genomic window:
- the Ybp gene encoding Y-box protein (The RefSeq protein has 1 substitution compared to this genomic sequence), with amino-acid sequence MADTEKAPQPQPQQQLEQQPQAQQAKTVKQKQVIAEKVSGTVKWFNVKSGYGFINRNDTKEDVFVHQTAIARNNPRKAVRSVGDGEAVEFAVVAGEKGFEAAGVTGPGGEPVKGSPYAADKRRGYHRQYFPRQGGGRGGEGAPRRGGLGRRGPPPNQGGAQGDEGQEGGIVPSQRSFFRRNFRGGRRGGGPGPMNRGGFRRVRPRNFQAGQGGQNQAQRQNGQDGDASATTSNQQQGAKPKSNKPVGTTIETTTNESQA; translated from the exons ATGGCTGATACCGAAAAGGCGCCGCAGCCGCAGCCCCAACAACAACTAGAACAACAACCTCAAGCTCAACAAGCTAAAACAGTTAAACAAAAGCAGGTCATCG CTGAGAAAGTATCGGGCACTGTGAAATGGTTCAACGTCAAGAGTGGATATGGTTTCATCAACAG GAATGACACCAAGGAAGATGTGTTTGTGCATCAGACTGCCATCGCCCGTAACAACCCACGTAAGGCTGTGCGCTCGGTCGGCGACGGAGAGGCGGTGGAGTTTGCCGTGGTTGCCGGGGAGAAAGGCTTTGAAGCAGCTGGTGTTACTGGTCCCGGTGGTGAGCCAGTAAAAGGCTCACCTTATGCTGCAGACAAGCGCCGTGGCTACCACCGCCA aTATTTCCCTCGTCAAGGTGGCGGACGAGGCGGTGAAGGAGCTCCACGCAGAGGAGGATTAGGACGTCGTGGACCCCCGCCCAACCAAGGGGGTGCACAAGGAGATGAGGGTCAAGAAGGAGGCATTGTACCATCTCAGCGCAG TTTTTTCCGTCGCAATTTTCGCGGTGGACGCCGTGGGGGAGGTCCTGGCCCAATGAATAGAGGAGGGTTCCGCCGAgtgcgtccgcgcaatttccaGCCGGGGCAGGGAGGACAAAATCAGGCTCAGCGCCAAAATGGCCAGGATGGAGATGCCTCAGCTACAACATCAAACCAACAGCAGGGGGCCAAGCCTAAAAGTAACAAACCTGTTGGTACTACTATTGAGACAACTACCAATGAGAGCCAGGCCTAG